A genomic stretch from Rhodomicrobium vannielii ATCC 17100 includes:
- a CDS encoding DUF1192 domain-containing protein: MDIDDLEPRKQISKPKDLAVYSVDELRVYIATLKAEIARAEETIAKKSAHLDAASAFFKK; the protein is encoded by the coding sequence ATGGATATAGACGACCTCGAACCCCGCAAACAGATTTCGAAGCCGAAAGACCTTGCAGTTTACTCGGTCGACGAGCTTCGTGTCTACATCGCGACGCTGAAAGCTGAAATCGCGCGGGCGGAAGAGACCATCGCGAAAAAGTCCGCGCATCTCGACGCGGCGAGCGCTTTCTTCAAGAAGTAA
- a CDS encoding hydrogenase small subunit yields MARDLPCDPVRNVARDATGRPARLSLLWLQSGGCGGCSMSLLNADSPDLFAALDLGRIDVLAHPSLSEASGEDYHALIARILSGQQPLDILCVEGAILRGPNGTGRFHLQPGTGKPVMQLVAELAACAGHVIAIGSCTAYGGVSAAGDNVTEACGLAFEGAEPGGLLGPGFRSHSGLPAINIAGCPTHPGWIVETLVQLGDGTFSASDLDTYGRPRFYADHLVHHGCTRNEFYEYKASAKEPGQLGCLMEHLGCIGTQVHGDCNMRAWNGEGSCIRGGYPCIGCTEPTFGERDAPYLETPKRGGIPVGLPTDMPKAWFVALASLAKAATPERLRKNALAERIAVPPGQASGKASGKPK; encoded by the coding sequence ATGGCGCGTGATTTGCCGTGCGATCCGGTCAGGAACGTCGCGCGCGATGCCACGGGCCGCCCCGCGCGCCTGAGCCTGCTGTGGCTGCAATCCGGCGGTTGCGGCGGGTGCTCCATGTCGCTTCTCAACGCCGATAGCCCGGACCTGTTCGCGGCACTCGACCTCGGCCGCATCGACGTGCTCGCCCATCCCTCGCTCAGCGAGGCATCCGGCGAAGATTATCACGCGCTTATCGCGCGCATCCTGTCCGGCCAGCAGCCGCTCGACATCCTCTGCGTCGAGGGCGCGATCTTGCGCGGGCCAAACGGCACCGGGCGCTTTCATCTCCAGCCCGGCACGGGCAAGCCCGTGATGCAGCTCGTCGCGGAGCTTGCGGCCTGCGCGGGCCATGTCATCGCCATCGGCTCATGCACGGCCTATGGCGGCGTTTCGGCGGCGGGCGACAACGTTACCGAGGCATGCGGCCTCGCCTTCGAGGGCGCAGAACCGGGCGGCCTTCTCGGCCCCGGCTTCCGCTCGCACTCCGGCCTCCCCGCGATCAACATCGCAGGATGCCCCACCCATCCGGGTTGGATCGTCGAAACGCTCGTACAACTCGGCGACGGCACGTTCAGCGCATCCGACCTCGATACATACGGTCGCCCCCGTTTCTACGCGGATCACCTCGTACATCACGGCTGCACCCGCAACGAGTTCTATGAGTACAAGGCGAGCGCGAAGGAGCCGGGTCAACTCGGCTGCCTGATGGAGCATCTCGGCTGCATCGGCACGCAGGTTCACGGCGATTGCAACATGCGGGCATGGAACGGCGAAGGCTCGTGCATTCGCGGCGGCTATCCGTGTATCGGCTGCACCGAGCCGACGTTCGGCGAACGCGACGCGCCCTATCTCGAAACGCCGAAGCGCGGCGGCATTCCCGTGGGCCTGCCGACCGACATGCCGAAGGCATGGTTCGTGGCGCTGGCCTCGCTCGCCAAGGCCGCAACACCGGAGCGCCTGCGCAAGAATGCGCTCGCGGAGCGCATCGCGGTGCCGCCGGGCCAGGCATCCGGCAAGGCATCGGGGAAACCCAAATGA
- a CDS encoding DUF1013 domain-containing protein, which produces MSDIPLMPKATAVWLVENTSLTFDQIADFCGLHVLEVKGIADGDVAAGIRGADPIGAGQLTREEIARGQKDSSYRLKLARSKVHIPEIKTKRAPKYTPVSRRHDRPNAILWLLRHHPELRDTQIMRLVGTTKSTIESIRERTHWNSASLQPQDPVALGLCSQIDLDNEVKKAAKRVEEEQPEAALETAGVTIAPPSEQPYLDIEEWK; this is translated from the coding sequence ATGAGCGACATACCCTTGATGCCGAAGGCGACGGCCGTCTGGCTCGTCGAGAACACCTCGCTGACATTCGACCAGATCGCCGATTTTTGTGGATTGCACGTGCTCGAAGTGAAGGGGATCGCAGACGGCGACGTCGCGGCCGGCATTCGTGGCGCCGATCCGATTGGCGCGGGCCAACTCACCCGCGAGGAAATCGCCCGCGGCCAGAAAGATTCATCCTATCGGCTCAAGCTGGCGCGCTCCAAGGTGCACATCCCGGAGATCAAGACGAAGCGCGCGCCGAAATACACGCCTGTTTCGCGCCGTCACGACCGCCCGAACGCGATCCTCTGGCTTCTGCGCCATCATCCCGAGTTGCGCGACACGCAGATCATGCGCCTTGTCGGCACGACGAAATCGACCATCGAGAGCATCCGCGAGCGCACGCACTGGAATTCCGCCAGTCTTCAGCCGCAAGACCCGGTCGCGCTCGGCCTTTGCTCGCAGATCGACCTCGATAATGAAGTGAAGAAGGCCGCGAAGCGCGTCGAGGAAGAGCAGCCGGAAGCCGCGCTGGAAACCGCGGGCGTCACCATCGCGCCGCCGTCCGAGCAGCCTTATCTCGACATCGAGGAGTGGAAGTAG
- a CDS encoding sensor histidine kinase, which yields MLKQPARPEDSRSLVARAGVAGALGDGEAGEDAWIEVIQKMDAVYAELVENQVELEAKNAALEEAQALMASVFASMADVLAVCDRGNRIARVNRALEAVTGRHEASLSGEPFASLFATENAAAVDDMLARAREDGAVTDCELSLRDTAGAPSPFVMNCSARFDHKGRFAGVVVVGRPLGELRRAYKSLNAAHRELQEAQQHLIFSEKMAALGRLVAGVAHELNNPISFVFANMHALKKYGLRIRTYLEAMNDGVSGDALAALRKELKIDRILADIEPLLDGTLEGATRASEIVQDLRRFSANQTETPEDFELLRVVQTAANWVVKIARSRQDVAIHVPEGLSVHAPRGAIHQILVNLIQNALDAMDGDPHPLIEIDATEDGGFVALRVRDHGPGIAPDGMQKLFEPFFTTKPVGKGLGLGLYLSFGLAQDFGGRLAAANHESGGAVFTLSLPKGAWHGA from the coding sequence ATGCTGAAGCAGCCCGCGCGCCCTGAAGACAGCCGAAGCCTCGTCGCGCGGGCGGGCGTGGCAGGCGCGCTCGGCGATGGCGAAGCGGGCGAGGACGCTTGGATCGAAGTCATCCAGAAGATGGATGCGGTCTATGCCGAGCTTGTCGAAAATCAGGTCGAGCTTGAGGCGAAGAACGCGGCCCTCGAAGAGGCGCAGGCGCTCATGGCGAGCGTGTTCGCCTCCATGGCCGATGTGCTCGCCGTGTGCGACCGGGGCAACCGCATCGCCCGCGTGAACCGCGCCCTCGAAGCCGTCACCGGGCGACACGAGGCGAGCCTCTCGGGCGAACCCTTCGCGTCGCTGTTCGCGACCGAGAACGCCGCCGCCGTGGACGACATGCTCGCCCGCGCCCGCGAAGACGGCGCGGTGACGGACTGCGAACTGTCCTTGCGCGATACGGCGGGCGCGCCCTCGCCCTTCGTCATGAACTGCTCGGCGCGCTTCGACCACAAGGGGCGTTTCGCTGGCGTCGTCGTGGTGGGCCGCCCGCTCGGCGAGCTTCGCCGTGCCTATAAATCGCTCAACGCCGCGCACCGCGAGCTTCAGGAAGCGCAACAGCACCTCATCTTTTCGGAGAAGATGGCGGCGCTCGGCCGTCTCGTCGCGGGCGTAGCGCATGAACTCAACAACCCCATCAGCTTCGTTTTCGCGAACATGCATGCGCTGAAGAAATACGGCTTGCGCATCCGCACCTATCTCGAAGCCATGAACGACGGCGTGTCCGGCGACGCGCTCGCGGCGCTGCGCAAGGAGCTCAAGATCGACCGCATCCTCGCCGATATCGAGCCGCTGCTCGACGGCACGCTCGAAGGCGCAACGCGCGCGAGCGAGATCGTGCAGGATCTGCGCCGCTTTTCGGCCAATCAGACGGAAACACCGGAAGATTTCGAGCTTCTTCGCGTGGTGCAGACGGCGGCGAACTGGGTTGTGAAGATCGCGCGCTCGCGGCAGGACGTGGCGATCCATGTGCCCGAGGGGCTATCGGTGCATGCGCCGCGCGGCGCGATCCATCAGATCCTCGTCAACCTCATCCAGAACGCGCTCGACGCGATGGACGGCGATCCGCATCCGCTGATCGAGATCGACGCGACCGAGGACGGCGGCTTCGTCGCGCTCCGCGTCCGCGACCACGGCCCCGGCATCGCGCCCGACGGCATGCAGAAGCTGTTCGAGCCGTTCTTCACGACGAAGCCCGTCGGCAAAGGACTCGGCCTCGGCCTTTATCTCAGCTTCGGGCTTGCGCAGGATTTCGGCGGGAGGCTCGCGGCGGCGAACCATGAAAGCGGCGGCGCGGTGTTCACGCTGAGCCTGCCGAAGGGGGCGTGGCATGGCGCGTGA
- a CDS encoding arginase family protein, translating to MRLELIHLDDAFVGQRAFLDACAERRAVSVDATADGPRVRLWGYDADLARLEAKLGASAGGADGGPVLAFLGSGDFHHVSAMLIARAAATGSRPFTVVHFDNHPDWVRCSSGMHCGSWVNRALGIPNVAKIVTVGVCSKDLQHPEWKGGNLAALKEGRLELFPFAQAPSKVSGDYGAGASHRQEGGHVRWTCIEDIGLAAFGELLLSRIETADIYITLDKDALAPADAVTNWDQGKLSLDDVLRLIGRLAERHIIVGADVVGDYSAPAYAGGVWPYVRKWGESIIDHPRVALAASAVAATNEATNLRLLDAFTEAMRG from the coding sequence ATGCGGTTGGAACTCATTCATCTTGACGACGCCTTTGTGGGCCAGCGCGCCTTCCTCGACGCGTGCGCCGAGCGCAGGGCTGTTTCGGTGGATGCGACGGCGGACGGCCCTCGCGTGCGGCTATGGGGCTACGACGCCGACCTCGCGCGGCTGGAGGCGAAGCTTGGCGCCAGCGCGGGCGGTGCCGATGGCGGCCCGGTCCTCGCTTTTCTCGGGTCGGGCGATTTCCATCACGTCAGCGCCATGCTGATTGCGCGCGCAGCGGCGACAGGATCGCGGCCCTTCACCGTCGTGCATTTCGACAACCATCCCGACTGGGTGCGCTGTTCGAGCGGCATGCATTGCGGCTCGTGGGTGAACCGCGCGCTTGGCATTCCGAATGTCGCGAAAATCGTCACCGTCGGCGTGTGCAGCAAGGATCTCCAGCATCCGGAATGGAAGGGCGGCAACCTCGCGGCGCTGAAGGAGGGGCGGCTTGAGCTGTTTCCGTTCGCGCAGGCCCCGTCGAAGGTGAGCGGCGACTATGGCGCGGGCGCGAGCCACCGGCAGGAGGGCGGCCACGTCCGCTGGACCTGCATCGAAGACATTGGACTCGCGGCATTCGGCGAGCTTCTCCTGTCGCGCATCGAAACGGCGGACATCTACATCACGCTCGACAAGGACGCGCTCGCGCCCGCCGACGCGGTGACGAACTGGGATCAGGGCAAGCTCTCGCTCGACGATGTGCTCCGCCTCATCGGCCGCCTCGCGGAGCGCCATATCATCGTCGGCGCGGATGTGGTGGGCGATTACAGCGCGCCGGCTTATGCGGGCGGCGTGTGGCCCTACGTTCGGAAATGGGGCGAGAGCATCATCGATCATCCGCGCGTAGCATTGGCGGCGTCGGCGGTCGCGGCGACGAACGAGGCCACGAATTTGCGCCTGCTCGACGCTTTCACCGAGGCGATGCGGGGATAG
- a CDS encoding nickel-dependent hydrogenase large subunit produces MTRLIVGPFNRVEGDLEIRLDVEDGRIAAAYVNSPLYRGFEQILVGKAPADALVYVPRICGICSVSQSIAAAAALANSQGLTPPENGTHLQNIILAAENVADHLTHFYLFFMPDFAREIYAGEPWAKAAARFRAMGGDAQREFLPARAAFLRIMGLLAGHWPHTLGLQPGGTTRAIGRAEQTRLLGHIAGLRRFLEATFYGDALEAVGALDSADALDAWAAEGAAEASGGDFRAFLAFSRDAGLEALGPGPGLYISFGAYSLNGGHAFAHGVWQGGAVGPLRWEDIAEDHARAWMVRAAEGPRPPSRGITLPDADAADAYSWCKAPRLGGRVAETGAFARQLIDGQPLVTSLAARSGSNARNRMIARAVEVARLVLLLESWAAAIRPDEPFCLATPMPEEAHGIGMIEAARGSLGHWLDIRKGRIFNYQIIAPTTWNFSPRDGGGQPGACEAALVGAPVRRGETTPIAVQHIVRSFDPCMVCTVH; encoded by the coding sequence ATGACGCGCCTCATCGTCGGGCCGTTCAACCGCGTCGAAGGCGACCTCGAAATCCGGCTTGACGTGGAGGATGGGCGCATCGCGGCGGCTTACGTAAATTCCCCGCTCTATCGTGGTTTCGAGCAGATCCTTGTCGGCAAGGCGCCCGCCGATGCGCTCGTTTATGTGCCGCGCATCTGTGGCATCTGCTCGGTGTCGCAGTCGATAGCGGCAGCGGCGGCGCTCGCCAATTCGCAAGGACTGACGCCGCCCGAAAACGGCACGCATCTGCAAAACATCATCCTCGCCGCCGAGAACGTCGCGGACCACCTCACACATTTCTACCTGTTCTTCATGCCGGATTTCGCGCGCGAGATTTACGCAGGCGAGCCATGGGCAAAGGCGGCGGCGCGCTTTCGGGCGATGGGCGGCGATGCCCAGCGCGAGTTTCTACCGGCGCGCGCGGCGTTCCTGCGCATCATGGGCCTGCTCGCGGGGCATTGGCCGCACACGCTCGGCCTGCAACCGGGCGGCACGACCCGCGCCATCGGCCGAGCGGAGCAGACGCGGTTGCTAGGCCATATCGCGGGGCTTCGCCGCTTCCTTGAGGCGACATTCTACGGCGATGCGCTGGAAGCGGTGGGGGCACTCGACAGCGCCGATGCGCTCGATGCGTGGGCTGCTGAAGGCGCGGCTGAAGCGAGCGGCGGCGATTTCCGCGCGTTCCTCGCCTTCTCGCGCGACGCCGGGCTTGAAGCGCTCGGCCCCGGTCCTGGCCTCTATATCAGCTTCGGCGCGTATTCGCTGAACGGCGGCCACGCCTTCGCGCACGGGGTCTGGCAAGGCGGCGCGGTCGGCCCGCTCCGCTGGGAAGACATCGCCGAGGACCACGCCCGCGCATGGATGGTGCGCGCGGCGGAAGGCCCGCGTCCGCCCTCGCGCGGGATCACGCTACCCGATGCCGACGCGGCCGACGCCTATAGTTGGTGCAAGGCTCCGCGCCTCGGCGGGCGCGTGGCGGAAACCGGCGCTTTCGCCCGACAGCTCATCGACGGCCAACCGCTCGTGACGAGCCTTGCCGCGCGCTCCGGCAGCAACGCGCGAAATCGCATGATCGCCCGCGCCGTCGAGGTAGCGCGGCTCGTCCTCCTGCTGGAGAGCTGGGCGGCGGCGATCCGTCCCGACGAGCCGTTCTGCCTCGCCACGCCCATGCCCGAAGAAGCGCACGGCATCGGCATGATCGAAGCGGCGCGCGGGAGCCTCGGCCACTGGCTCGACATCCGCAAGGGCCGCATTTTCAACTATCAGATCATCGCGCCGACGACGTGGAACTTCTCGCCCCGCGACGGCGGCGGGCAACCCGGTGCCTGCGAGGCGGCGCTTGTCGGCGCGCCCGTGCGGCGAGGCGAAACAACGCCCATCGCGGTGCAGCATATCGTGCGCTCGTTCGACCCCTGCATGGTCTGCACGGTGCATTGA
- the puhC gene encoding photosynthetic complex assembly protein PuhC: protein MFKGVNKALLLGSVAVAALLVIVIGTSVIDRHGGGVADASRRPLVSRAVVFRDAPSGGIAAFDQGATEPFQVLEREKNTFMATSLRLLGQVRQTRSKAGPETPFVVTQWSDGKLTLTDPTTGETLELAAYGQRNADTFSQLLPQASVPR, encoded by the coding sequence ATGTTCAAGGGTGTGAACAAAGCGCTGCTTCTGGGAAGCGTGGCGGTGGCCGCTCTTCTCGTTATAGTAATAGGCACAAGCGTCATCGATAGACATGGCGGAGGCGTTGCGGATGCGTCGCGCCGTCCGCTCGTCTCGCGCGCTGTCGTGTTCCGGGACGCTCCTTCGGGAGGTATTGCCGCCTTTGATCAGGGGGCAACCGAGCCTTTCCAGGTTCTGGAGCGCGAGAAGAACACATTCATGGCAACGTCGCTCCGCCTTCTTGGCCAAGTGCGTCAGACGCGTTCCAAGGCTGGGCCCGAAACGCCATTTGTCGTCACCCAGTGGAGCGACGGCAAGTTGACGCTGACCGATCCGACAACGGGTGAAACACTGGAACTTGCCGCTTACGGGCAGAGGAACGCCGATACCTTTTCGCAACTCCTCCCCCAGGCGAGCGTGCCTCGATGA
- the mtnA gene encoding S-methyl-5-thioribose-1-phosphate isomerase: protein MKIGGTHYRTIWPESDGAVGIIDQTRLPHAFETLKLSTLEDAAHAIRVMQVRGAPLIGVTAAYGLALALRADASDAGLESAAKTLAATRPTAVNLAWALNEMLTFLRPIAPAERAAAAFAKAAQLADEDVETCRRIGAHGKAIIEDIAKKKDGPVNVLTHCNAGWIACVDWGTALSPIYQAHDAGIPVHVWVDETRPRNQGAALTAFELGAHGVPHTVIADNAGGHLMQHGDVDLCIVGCDRLTAAGDAANKIGTYLKALAAKDNGVPFYFALPLSTIDWTLFDGVRDIPIEERDARELTHMTGRTDGGDIVTVQVTAPGSAGANPAFDVTPARLITGIITERGVSPASREGLAATYPEYARTAA, encoded by the coding sequence ATGAAAATCGGCGGCACCCATTATCGCACGATCTGGCCGGAAAGCGACGGCGCGGTCGGCATCATCGACCAGACGCGACTCCCGCATGCCTTCGAGACGCTGAAGCTCTCGACGCTTGAGGACGCGGCCCACGCCATCCGGGTCATGCAAGTGCGTGGTGCGCCGCTGATCGGCGTGACGGCGGCTTACGGTCTCGCGCTGGCGCTCCGCGCGGATGCGTCAGACGCCGGCCTCGAAAGCGCAGCGAAGACGCTCGCCGCCACGCGTCCGACGGCGGTGAACCTCGCTTGGGCGCTGAACGAGATGCTGACATTCCTGCGCCCCATCGCACCCGCCGAGCGCGCCGCTGCCGCTTTCGCCAAGGCCGCCCAGCTCGCCGACGAGGACGTCGAAACCTGCCGCCGCATTGGCGCGCACGGCAAGGCGATCATCGAGGACATCGCGAAGAAGAAGGACGGCCCGGTGAACGTGCTGACCCACTGCAACGCCGGCTGGATCGCTTGCGTCGACTGGGGCACGGCGCTTTCCCCGATCTATCAGGCGCACGACGCGGGCATTCCCGTGCATGTCTGGGTGGACGAGACGCGCCCGCGCAATCAGGGTGCGGCGCTGACGGCGTTCGAGCTTGGCGCGCATGGCGTGCCGCATACCGTCATCGCGGATAATGCGGGCGGCCATCTCATGCAGCATGGGGACGTTGACCTTTGCATCGTCGGCTGCGACCGCCTCACGGCGGCGGGCGACGCGGCGAACAAGATCGGCACGTACCTCAAGGCACTGGCGGCGAAGGATAACGGCGTGCCGTTCTATTTCGCGCTGCCGCTGTCGACGATCGACTGGACGCTGTTCGATGGTGTGCGCGATATCCCGATCGAGGAGCGCGACGCGCGCGAGCTAACCCATATGACCGGCCGCACGGACGGCGGGGACATCGTCACGGTGCAGGTGACGGCACCGGGAAGCGCGGGCGCGAACCCTGCGTTCGACGTGACGCCCGCGCGGCTCATCACGGGCATCATCACCGAGCGGGGTGTCTCGCCTGCCTCGCGTGAGGGGCTCGCTGCGACGTATCCGGAATACGCGCGCACGGCGGCGTAG
- the puhE gene encoding putative photosynthetic complex assembly protein PuhE, protein MIHYGLPTLYVLFVWWFSTGAVLYLNNLPKRTYKWSVLGGTLVMLGSLYGLYAASQSQTVLAAYVSFTCGLLAWAWTQLTFYTGVITGPRKTACPPGCSGPRHLWHAAETCLYHEASAALLGVAVCFATLNGTNHIGSWTYTVIWLMHASAKVNAVLGVRNLNDHFFPEHLRYLSSFLRKRPMNLLFPVSITVSTAFAAALVHKAVEMQHSPFEALALTFSIVILTLGIIEHWFLVLPIPAEALWNWSVRAKKVIVKPEPVRLPEIVDMTKNAPARLRVVASRGDI, encoded by the coding sequence GTGATACATTACGGGCTTCCGACCCTCTACGTTCTCTTCGTCTGGTGGTTCAGCACCGGGGCTGTCCTGTATCTCAACAACCTGCCGAAGCGTACGTACAAATGGAGTGTGCTCGGCGGGACGCTCGTGATGCTGGGCTCGCTCTACGGCCTTTACGCCGCGAGCCAGAGCCAGACGGTGCTCGCTGCCTATGTCAGCTTCACCTGCGGTCTGCTCGCGTGGGCGTGGACGCAGCTGACGTTCTACACGGGCGTGATCACCGGACCGCGCAAGACGGCTTGCCCTCCCGGCTGCTCCGGCCCGCGTCATCTCTGGCATGCCGCCGAAACCTGCCTCTATCATGAGGCGAGCGCGGCGCTTCTCGGCGTCGCCGTATGCTTCGCGACGCTCAACGGCACGAACCACATCGGCTCCTGGACCTACACCGTGATCTGGCTCATGCATGCGAGCGCGAAGGTGAACGCGGTCCTCGGCGTCCGCAACCTCAACGACCACTTCTTTCCCGAGCACCTGCGTTATCTCAGCTCGTTTCTGCGCAAGAGGCCGATGAACCTGCTTTTCCCGGTTTCGATCACCGTTTCGACGGCCTTCGCGGCTGCTCTCGTTCATAAGGCGGTCGAGATGCAGCATTCACCCTTTGAGGCGCTCGCGCTTACCTTTTCGATCGTGATCCTCACGCTCGGCATTATCGAGCACTGGTTTCTGGTGCTCCCCATTCCGGCTGAGGCGCTCTGGAACTGGAGCGTGAGAGCGAAGAAGGTGATCGTAAAGCCCGAGCCAGTGAGACTTCCCGAAATCGTCGATATGACCAAGAACGCACCCGCGCGACTTCGCGTCGTTGCAAGCCGTGGCGACATCTAG
- the hypF gene encoding carbamoyltransferase HypF, with translation MADADDIKGVSIRVRGLVQGVGFRPHVWRIARELWLTGDVLNDAEGVLIRAFGPRAALDAFIAALADRAPPLARVECIETAPLNGPAPDMFRIVESGAGDVTTGIVPDAATCPACLADIRDPENRRYRYPFTNCTHCGPRLSIVRAIPYDRATTSMAAFEMCPACRAEYEDPADRRFHAQPNACPVCGPRLWLEGADGAALPLRGARDEIEAAAALIRDGAIVAIKGIGGFHLACDAANEDAVTRLRAGKRRSGKPLALMARNVAMVTRYAHIAPPERAALESAAAPIVLLSRRADAPPLASSIAPGQTTLGFMLPYTPLHHLLMEALPGPIVLTSGNVSDEPQSIANDDARERLSEIADAFLMHDRDIVNRLDDSVVRLAAGRVRTVRRARGLAPAPLPLPLFQGAPAVLAMGAELKSTFCLASGGRAIVSQHIGDLEDAATHADCRANLALYKRLFRFAPDVVAVDAHPDYHATRLGEALAAERGLPIARVLHHHAHVAAVMAEHGEPLDATPVLGIAFDGLGMGDDVPDQPALEAPHLSTGKLIDNKGERSDAFQRTHRPLWGGEFLVADYRACRRVASFAPVPLIGGAKAMREPWRNLLAHLDVALGWDEASARFGDLSILRRLAAKPVAPALQMMARGVNAPPASSAGRLFDAVAAALGICFDEATYEGQAAVELEALAASVRCRDFGRWPIAARKLPSRGMGEDGGPIRLGWGELWQAVLDDLARDAPPAIVAARFHAFLADTVADTARALARRDGLRRIVLCGGVFHNRLLLEGVLERLAGDFEVLAPALCPAGDGAISLGQAVIAAARAIPASPR, from the coding sequence ATGGCGGACGCGGACGACATCAAGGGTGTATCGATCCGGGTGCGTGGCCTGGTGCAGGGCGTGGGCTTTCGCCCGCATGTGTGGCGGATCGCGCGCGAACTCTGGCTCACGGGCGATGTGCTGAACGACGCCGAGGGCGTTCTGATCCGCGCCTTTGGACCGCGCGCGGCGCTCGACGCGTTCATTGCCGCGCTTGCCGACCGCGCGCCGCCGCTCGCCCGCGTCGAGTGCATCGAGACCGCGCCGCTGAACGGCCCCGCGCCTGATATGTTTCGCATCGTCGAGAGCGGCGCGGGCGATGTCACGACCGGCATTGTACCCGACGCCGCCACCTGCCCTGCCTGTCTCGCGGACATCCGCGACCCCGAAAACCGCCGCTACCGCTACCCCTTCACCAATTGCACGCATTGCGGCCCGCGCTTGTCCATCGTGCGTGCGATTCCGTATGACCGCGCGACGACGAGCATGGCCGCGTTCGAGATGTGCCCCGCCTGCCGCGCGGAATATGAGGACCCCGCCGACCGGCGCTTCCACGCGCAGCCGAACGCATGCCCTGTTTGCGGGCCGAGGCTGTGGCTCGAAGGCGCGGACGGGGCAGCGCTTCCGCTTCGAGGCGCGCGCGACGAGATCGAGGCCGCCGCCGCACTCATCCGCGATGGGGCCATCGTCGCGATCAAGGGGATCGGCGGGTTTCATCTCGCCTGCGATGCCGCGAATGAGGATGCGGTGACGCGGTTGCGCGCCGGAAAGCGGCGAAGCGGCAAGCCGCTCGCGCTCATGGCGCGCAATGTGGCGATGGTTACGCGCTATGCCCACATCGCGCCGCCGGAGCGAGCCGCGCTCGAAAGCGCCGCCGCGCCCATCGTGCTGCTCTCGCGCCGTGCCGACGCGCCGCCGCTCGCATCGAGCATCGCGCCGGGCCAGACGACACTCGGCTTCATGTTGCCCTACACGCCGTTGCATCATTTGCTGATGGAAGCCCTGCCCGGCCCCATCGTGCTCACCTCGGGCAATGTCAGCGACGAGCCGCAAAGCATCGCGAACGACGACGCGCGCGAGCGACTGTCCGAAATCGCCGACGCGTTCCTCATGCACGACCGGGACATCGTGAACCGGCTCGACGACAGCGTGGTGCGGCTCGCGGCGGGCCGCGTTCGCACCGTCCGCCGCGCACGAGGGCTTGCGCCCGCGCCGCTTCCGCTGCCGCTTTTCCAGGGCGCCCCCGCCGTGCTCGCCATGGGCGCGGAGCTGAAATCCACCTTCTGCCTCGCAAGCGGCGGTCGCGCCATCGTCTCGCAGCATATCGGCGACCTCGAAGATGCCGCCACACATGCGGATTGCCGCGCGAACCTCGCGCTTTATAAGCGCCTGTTCCGCTTCGCGCCGGACGTGGTGGCGGTGGACGCGCACCCCGATTACCATGCGACGCGATTGGGTGAGGCGCTCGCGGCGGAGCGCGGTTTGCCCATTGCACGCGTGCTGCATCATCATGCCCATGTCGCGGCGGTGATGGCGGAACATGGCGAGCCGCTCGACGCGACGCCGGTGCTGGGCATCGCGTTCGACGGCCTCGGCATGGGAGACGACGTGCCCGATCAACCCGCGCTCGAAGCGCCGCATTTGAGCACGGGCAAGTTGATCGATAACAAGGGAGAGCGGAGCGACGCGTTCCAACGAACGCATCGCCCGCTGTGGGGCGGCGAGTTTCTCGTCGCGGACTATCGCGCCTGCCGCCGCGTTGCGAGCTTCGCGCCGGTGCCGCTGATCGGCGGCGCCAAAGCCATGCGCGAGCCATGGCGCAACCTGCTGGCGCATCTCGACGTCGCGCTCGGCTGGGACGAGGCGTCAGCGCGCTTTGGCGACCTCTCGATCCTGCGCCGCCTCGCCGCGAAGCCCGTCGCGCCAGCGCTGCAAATGATGGCGCGAGGCGTGAACGCGCCGCCCGCCTCGTCGGCAGGACGTCTGTTCGACGCCGTCGCCGCCGCGCTCGGGATCTGCTTCGACGAAGCGACCTATGAGGGTCAAGCCGCGGTGGAGCTTGAGGCGCTAGCGGCCTCGGTCCGGTGCCGGGATTTCGGACGCTGGCCCATCGCTGCCCGGAAGCTTCCCTCGCGAGGCATGGGCGAGGACGGCGGCCCTATTCGCCTCGGCTGGGGCGAACTCTGGCAGGCCGTTCTCGATGACCTCGCCCGCGATGCGCCGCCCGCGATCGTCGCAGCGCGCTTCCATGCCTTCCTCGCCGACACGGTGGCGGACACTGCGCGCGCGCTCGCCCGACGCGATGGGTTGCGGCGCATCGTGCTGTGCGGCGGCGTGTTCCACAACCGACTGCTACTCGAAGGCGTCCTGGAACGGCTCGCGGGCGATTTCGAGGTGCTCGCCCCTGCCCTGTGCCCAGCGGGCGACGGCGCGATTTCGCTGGGGCAGGCGGTTATCGCGGCCGCACGCGCTATCCCCGCATCGCCTCGGTGA